The following are encoded together in the Bacillus sp. V2I10 genome:
- a CDS encoding PstS family phosphate ABC transporter substrate-binding protein, giving the protein MKSFKFLAMTIMISSLLAFAAACGNGESSEGNGSENGSSEEAAQLEGEVGIDGSSTVAPIGEAVSEEFAMENKDVKAPIGVSGTGGGFEKFVAGETDIAQASRPIKDEEAKAAKDAGIEYTELQVAFDGLSVVVNKENDFIKELTVEDLKKIWVEDGKEKKWSDINPEWPDETIKLFSPGTDSGTYDYFNEVILEDEAVAKQATLSEDDNVLVKGVQSDKTAMGFFGYAYYLENKDTLKVVPIVNEEGKAVEPTNESVESGEYNPLSRPLYIYVNNASMKEKPQVAEYVKFYMENAGALAEEVGYVSLPEEKYTEQLKTIEGLK; this is encoded by the coding sequence ATGAAAAGCTTCAAATTTTTAGCCATGACAATTATGATTTCATCATTGCTTGCATTCGCAGCAGCTTGTGGAAATGGTGAAAGTTCAGAAGGCAACGGTTCAGAAAATGGATCTTCTGAAGAAGCAGCTCAATTAGAAGGTGAAGTTGGAATCGACGGATCATCAACTGTTGCTCCTATCGGTGAAGCAGTATCTGAAGAATTCGCTATGGAAAACAAAGATGTTAAAGCTCCAATCGGCGTATCAGGAACTGGCGGCGGCTTTGAAAAGTTCGTAGCTGGTGAAACAGATATTGCTCAAGCATCACGTCCGATTAAAGATGAAGAAGCTAAAGCAGCGAAAGACGCTGGAATTGAATATACAGAATTACAAGTAGCATTTGACGGTTTATCAGTAGTAGTTAATAAAGAAAATGATTTCATTAAAGAATTAACTGTAGAAGATTTGAAAAAGATCTGGGTTGAAGACGGCAAAGAAAAGAAATGGTCTGATATTAATCCTGAATGGCCGGATGAAACAATCAAACTTTTCTCACCTGGAACTGACTCAGGAACATATGATTATTTCAACGAAGTAATCCTTGAAGATGAAGCTGTTGCTAAGCAAGCAACACTTTCTGAAGATGACAACGTTCTTGTAAAAGGAGTACAAAGCGATAAAACAGCAATGGGCTTCTTCGGATATGCTTATTACTTAGAAAACAAAGACACTTTAAAAGTTGTTCCTATCGTAAATGAAGAGGGCAAAGCTGTTGAACCAACTAACGAATCAGTTGAATCTGGCGAGTATAATCCGCTTTCACGCCCGCTATACATTTATGTTAACAACGCATCAATGAAAGAAAAGCCACAAGTTGCTGAGTATGTTAAGTTCTACATGGAAAACGCTGGCGCATTAGCTGAAGAAGTTGGCTATGTAAGCCTTCCAGAAGAAAAATACACAGAACAGCTTAAAACAATCGAAGGTTTAAAATAA
- the pstC gene encoding phosphate ABC transporter permease subunit PstC, with translation MATQTSRSVSEMIKEKKEKRSWVRYIEKIVPAFLLLTAIISVLTTVGILFTLIVETFTFFSKVSFIDFITQKEWYPFFASDPSYGIITLVSGTLLVAFIAMLVALPIGLASAIYLSEYASDRVRRIIKPILEVLAGIPTIVYGFFALSFVTPLLQSIIPDLGFFNALSPGIVVGIMIIPMIASLSEDAMTSVPKSMREGALALGSTKFEVAMKVVLPAAVSGVVASFVLAISRAIGETMIVTLAGGATPKLTFDPTESIQTMTAYIVQVSSGDAGYGTTIYYSIYAVGMTLFIFTLLMNLLAQFISRRFREEY, from the coding sequence ATGGCAACACAAACAAGCCGCTCTGTCAGTGAAATGATAAAAGAGAAAAAGGAAAAGAGATCCTGGGTAAGATATATAGAGAAGATCGTTCCTGCATTTCTGCTCCTGACAGCTATTATATCTGTACTTACAACTGTTGGAATTTTATTTACACTTATTGTTGAGACATTTACATTCTTCAGCAAAGTTTCATTTATTGACTTTATTACACAAAAAGAATGGTATCCATTCTTTGCAAGCGATCCTTCTTACGGAATCATCACATTAGTATCAGGTACGCTTCTCGTTGCATTCATTGCTATGCTGGTGGCATTGCCAATAGGTCTAGCTTCTGCTATTTATTTGAGTGAGTATGCTTCAGACCGCGTCAGAAGAATTATCAAACCGATATTAGAAGTGCTGGCAGGAATCCCGACAATTGTTTATGGTTTCTTTGCTCTTTCGTTTGTCACGCCATTGCTGCAATCTATTATACCGGACTTAGGTTTTTTTAATGCTCTTAGTCCCGGCATTGTTGTAGGTATCATGATTATTCCTATGATTGCATCCCTTTCTGAAGATGCAATGACTTCTGTTCCTAAATCAATGCGAGAAGGAGCCCTTGCCCTTGGCTCTACGAAGTTTGAAGTGGCAATGAAAGTTGTCTTGCCTGCGGCTGTGTCAGGTGTAGTTGCATCATTTGTGTTAGCTATTTCAAGAGCGATCGGTGAAACGATGATCGTTACTCTTGCTGGGGGAGCTACTCCAAAGCTTACATTTGATCCGACAGAGTCGATTCAGACAATGACAGCTTATATTGTACAAGTAAGTTCAGGAGATGCCGGATATGGAACAACGATTTACTATAGTATCTATGCTGTAGGTATGACGCTGTTCATTTTCACGCTTCTGATGAATTTACTGGCACAGTTCATTTCTCGACGCTTTAGGGAGGAATATTAA
- the pstA gene encoding phosphate ABC transporter permease PstA → MNYINKDKVAKKMSSRLAVNGFYKGIFLLATSFALVVLAILLYRIFTQGFSYITPEFFQNFASRRPSASGIKAALVGSLWVMAVVIPVGLILGVGTALYLEEYAKKNRFTNFLQINIANLAGVPSIVFGLLGLTVFVRFFDLGRSILAGGFTMALLVLPVIVVASQEAIRAVPKEMREASFGMGATKWQTIRQVVLPAAVPGILTGSILAFSRAIGETAPLLVVGAFAFVNYLPASFMSTFTVMPIQIFNWASRPQADFQDVAAAGIIVLFIFLIVMNSVAVFIRNKFQKNY, encoded by the coding sequence ATGAACTACATTAATAAAGATAAAGTCGCTAAAAAAATGTCCAGCAGACTTGCCGTAAACGGCTTCTATAAAGGCATTTTCTTATTGGCTACAAGCTTTGCACTGGTAGTGCTTGCGATCCTTTTATATCGGATATTCACTCAAGGATTTAGTTATATAACTCCAGAATTTTTTCAAAACTTTGCATCAAGGAGGCCTTCTGCATCCGGCATCAAAGCAGCGCTTGTTGGATCATTGTGGGTAATGGCAGTTGTTATCCCGGTCGGATTAATTCTAGGAGTTGGAACAGCATTATATTTGGAAGAATACGCTAAGAAAAATAGATTCACAAATTTTCTGCAGATCAATATTGCAAACCTTGCGGGAGTTCCGTCAATTGTATTTGGTCTTTTGGGGTTAACGGTATTCGTTCGATTTTTTGATCTAGGAAGAAGTATTTTAGCCGGCGGATTTACGATGGCGCTTCTTGTTCTTCCAGTAATTGTTGTTGCATCACAGGAAGCGATCAGGGCTGTTCCGAAAGAAATGCGCGAAGCATCATTTGGAATGGGGGCAACAAAATGGCAAACGATCCGTCAAGTAGTTTTGCCTGCTGCTGTACCAGGTATATTAACAGGGAGTATTCTTGCTTTTTCAAGAGCAATTGGTGAAACAGCACCATTGCTTGTGGTAGGTGCATTTGCTTTTGTAAACTACTTGCCTGCAAGTTTTATGAGCACATTTACAGTAATGCCAATTCAAATTTTCAACTGGGCTTCAAGACCTCAGGCTGATTTTCAGGATGTAGCTGCTGCAGGAATTATCGTTTTATTCATTTTCCTGATTGTCATGAACTCTGTTGCAGTATTCATTCGTAATAAATTCCAAAAAAATTACTAA
- the pstB gene encoding phosphate ABC transporter ATP-binding protein PstB, producing the protein MEMTKVVKEREEKEEFETNAEIEKSIVYKTDNLNLWYGNDQALKNIDLDIYENEVTAIIGPSGCGKSTYIKTLNRMVELIPTVRTSGKIVYRGKNIFDKGYGVEDLRTRVGMVFQKPNPFPKSIYDNVAYGPRIHGIRDKKTLDAIVEKSLKGAAIWDEVKDRLKENAFGLSGGQQQRLCIARCLAIEPDVILMDEPTSALDPISTLKVEELVQELKKQYSIVIVTHNMQQAARISDRTAFFLNGEVVEYSETDRLFSNPSDKRTEDYITGRFG; encoded by the coding sequence ATGGAAATGACAAAAGTTGTGAAAGAGCGCGAGGAAAAAGAAGAATTTGAAACGAATGCAGAAATAGAAAAAAGCATCGTTTACAAAACAGATAATCTCAACCTTTGGTACGGAAACGATCAGGCATTAAAAAATATTGACCTGGATATCTATGAAAATGAAGTTACGGCGATTATTGGACCGTCTGGCTGCGGGAAGTCTACTTACATTAAAACGTTAAACCGCATGGTAGAGCTGATTCCTACGGTTCGTACATCTGGAAAAATCGTTTACCGCGGCAAAAATATCTTTGATAAAGGCTATGGAGTGGAAGATCTGCGCACACGAGTCGGCATGGTGTTCCAAAAACCAAATCCTTTTCCAAAATCCATTTATGACAATGTTGCATACGGTCCAAGAATCCATGGGATTCGTGATAAAAAGACTCTTGATGCAATCGTTGAAAAAAGTTTAAAAGGTGCTGCCATCTGGGACGAAGTAAAAGATCGCCTTAAAGAAAATGCTTTCGGTTTATCAGGCGGTCAGCAGCAGCGCCTATGCATCGCCCGCTGTCTAGCGATTGAGCCGGATGTTATTTTAATGGATGAACCTACATCTGCTCTTGATCCAATTTCAACATTAAAAGTAGAAGAGCTGGTTCAGGAATTGAAAAAACAGTACAGCATCGTGATCGTTACTCACAATATGCAGCAGGCTGCACGTATTTCTGACCGGACTGCGTTCTTCTTAAATGGGGAAGTTGTTGAGTATTCAGAAACAGATCGTTTGTTCTCGAATCCTTCAGATAAACGAACAGAAGACTATATTACAGGACGTTTCGGATAA
- the phoU gene encoding phosphate signaling complex protein PhoU, whose protein sequence is MVVREKFEYDLKLLRDKLNEIAQLTELALTEAIQALETKNVEAALEIIENDERIDDLDEEINDLAILLIAKQQPVAIDLRRIIVAIKISNDIERMADFAVNIAKSTIRIGDEPLFKPIETIKKMHALAVEMLSLSVKAYNEEDVLLAKRVADMDDQVDDYYGQTIRELLEIMPERKELMQQITQLMFVCRYIERTADHATNISESVLYLVKGRRYDLNT, encoded by the coding sequence ATGGTGGTTAGAGAGAAATTTGAATACGATTTAAAATTACTGCGTGATAAATTAAATGAAATTGCACAGCTCACAGAGCTTGCTTTAACAGAAGCTATCCAGGCCCTGGAAACTAAAAACGTAGAAGCAGCGCTCGAAATCATTGAAAACGATGAGCGCATTGATGATTTGGATGAGGAAATAAATGATTTGGCGATACTTCTTATTGCAAAACAGCAGCCGGTTGCGATTGATTTAAGACGTATTATCGTTGCCATTAAAATTTCTAATGATATCGAAAGAATGGCTGACTTTGCTGTTAATATTGCTAAATCAACGATTCGAATCGGCGATGAACCTTTATTCAAACCTATTGAAACAATCAAAAAAATGCATGCGCTTGCTGTAGAAATGCTTTCTCTTTCTGTTAAGGCATACAACGAGGAAGATGTCCTATTAGCTAAGAGGGTTGCTGATATGGACGATCAAGTAGATGATTATTATGGACAAACAATCAGAGAGCTTCTCGAAATCATGCCTGAGCGTAAAGAGCTTATGCAGCAGATTACTCAATTAATGTTTGTCTGCAGATATATTGAGCGTACTGCAGATCATGCAACGAATATTTCTGAAAGTGTATTATATCTAGTTAAAGGCAGAAGATATGATTTAAATACATAA
- a CDS encoding DUF4912 domain-containing protein translates to MVNQTSMDQLNHLHGDAMTLIMKNPSVLYLQWNVGFKTEIALSILCREPFSSLKKTLRLYQIKKSSLYYKDFKIKDEHTYLFIEGIGAASSYYTELILHTSENVKLTVLKSNELKMTNTDGRDTDWTAYKGEPESWEKQFSAYTVYDK, encoded by the coding sequence TTGGTAAATCAGACCTCGATGGATCAATTAAACCATCTGCATGGAGATGCAATGACTCTTATAATGAAAAATCCATCTGTTTTGTATTTACAGTGGAATGTAGGGTTTAAAACTGAGATTGCGCTCTCCATATTATGCAGGGAGCCTTTTTCTTCTCTGAAAAAAACGTTAAGACTTTATCAAATAAAGAAAAGCTCTCTTTACTATAAAGATTTTAAAATCAAAGATGAACACACTTATCTTTTTATTGAAGGCATAGGAGCAGCTTCCAGCTACTATACAGAATTAATTTTGCATACATCTGAAAATGTTAAACTGACTGTTCTGAAGTCAAATGAACTGAAAATGACGAATACTGATGGCAGAGATACTGACTGGACAGCCTATAAAGGGGAACCTGAATCCTGGGAAAAGCAATTCTCAGCTTATACGGTATATGACAAATAG
- a CDS encoding 1,4-alpha-glucan branching protein domain-containing protein — translation MVKNSMIILHAHLPFITDYTNTEYEQLWLFEALSESYIPMLWSLNSVDNPSITISFSPTLMEMLTDKKTQEKYRCHLDKMILLIRSEFSRATNEEQSVLHFYLSHYNKIIQTFEEFKGNILKGYIDLFKKRKIEVITTCATHAILPFHCTDEGMKMQVETGMKVFEHHFGTAPKGFWLPEMAINDQTVQILIQQGIKYTFADSPEINGPALNYKGLTIFKRNSEKANAVWDKHSGYPAHHVYREYYRDVGLTRNWEDIKEFAFLKKTRINTGLKLWSITGKTEDKKIYNDEIAFEQAGNDAHNFLERLCSATELIVLPFDFELFGHWWFEGPAFLSELLKKENPFVLPSDWLRNKNKVCRHVGLGFSTWGRNGYGDIWLNEKTAEYFQHFHLIEKQLYSQSVNSREMNTRKKWCLIKEWMLAASSDWTFMIGNGTSADYGHYRIQKHLNNYYELSERSDEELENYNPEPDLFTFLPFKRNTSELQECAVRPRILMVSTEYPPNLVGGLGRHVDELTNALAGQNYEVALLTIASDEELPLYENPVPNLHIYRIQSIQQKHQSLSEWAINYNRAIVQFLIKNSHIKYDLVHVHDWLTAGAGRSIQKLFKVPLIATIHATELGRNSEIVTPLQKYIQREESLLVQAADQVIVCSDYMLKEVTEQFHIHSEKLTVIPNGINLLKNNMYDKNSPKRNDISLTGQPYLFSMGRLVAEKGFDVLLSALPGILKRFPKIRIVIAGDGPHRNEYEKKAKELNVHENVTFLGFIDEDLIHILLTHCEMNIIPSYYEPFGIVALESMAAKKLTIAANTGGLKEIIKHNENGLLFERGNSKALASAILEALQHKERADRLAQQGYKEILSRFAYEHIVKKVIQEYEVLYHKR, via the coding sequence ATGGTGAAAAACAGCATGATCATCCTCCATGCCCACTTGCCTTTCATAACTGACTATACAAATACAGAATATGAACAGCTCTGGCTTTTTGAAGCTCTGTCAGAATCGTATATTCCAATGCTTTGGAGTTTAAACAGTGTGGACAATCCTTCCATAACTATCTCTTTTTCCCCTACTCTTATGGAAATGCTGACCGATAAGAAGACCCAGGAAAAATACCGTTGTCACCTGGACAAAATGATTTTGTTAATCAGATCAGAATTCAGCAGGGCAACTAATGAGGAGCAATCAGTATTACATTTTTATCTTTCTCATTACAATAAGATCATCCAAACCTTTGAAGAATTTAAGGGCAATATTTTAAAAGGATATATTGATCTATTCAAAAAAAGAAAAATTGAGGTTATCACTACATGTGCAACGCATGCAATTCTCCCGTTTCATTGCACGGATGAAGGCATGAAAATGCAAGTGGAAACGGGAATGAAAGTGTTTGAACACCATTTCGGAACAGCTCCAAAAGGGTTTTGGCTGCCGGAAATGGCGATAAATGATCAAACTGTGCAGATTCTCATTCAACAAGGAATTAAATACACATTTGCCGATTCTCCTGAAATAAATGGCCCTGCATTGAACTATAAGGGCCTCACAATTTTTAAACGGAACAGTGAAAAAGCTAATGCTGTATGGGATAAGCATAGTGGATACCCTGCACATCATGTATATCGGGAATATTACCGGGATGTCGGGTTGACAAGAAATTGGGAAGATATTAAAGAGTTTGCATTTCTTAAAAAGACAAGAATCAATACCGGACTAAAACTTTGGAGCATAACTGGAAAGACGGAAGATAAAAAGATTTATAATGATGAAATCGCATTTGAACAAGCTGGAAATGATGCACATAATTTTTTGGAGAGGCTGTGTTCTGCAACTGAGCTTATCGTGCTTCCATTTGATTTTGAGTTATTCGGCCATTGGTGGTTTGAGGGTCCGGCCTTTCTTTCTGAGCTGTTAAAAAAGGAAAACCCGTTTGTTCTCCCTTCTGATTGGCTGAGAAATAAAAATAAGGTCTGCCGCCATGTCGGCTTAGGTTTTTCTACATGGGGGAGAAATGGGTACGGTGATATTTGGCTGAATGAAAAAACAGCGGAATACTTTCAGCACTTTCATTTAATCGAGAAGCAGTTATACAGCCAGTCTGTAAATTCCCGGGAAATGAATACAAGGAAAAAATGGTGTCTTATTAAGGAATGGATGCTTGCCGCAAGCAGCGACTGGACATTCATGATTGGAAACGGCACTTCTGCTGATTATGGACATTATCGTATTCAAAAGCACCTAAATAATTATTACGAACTGAGCGAAAGATCGGATGAAGAATTAGAAAACTATAACCCGGAACCAGATTTATTTACATTTCTTCCATTTAAAAGAAACACATCTGAGTTACAAGAGTGTGCTGTCAGGCCAAGAATACTGATGGTGTCTACAGAATACCCCCCAAATCTTGTTGGGGGGCTCGGAAGACATGTAGATGAGCTGACAAATGCACTTGCTGGACAAAATTATGAAGTTGCGCTTCTTACAATAGCTTCTGATGAAGAACTCCCATTGTATGAGAATCCAGTTCCAAACCTTCATATATACCGGATTCAGTCTATTCAGCAAAAGCATCAGTCGCTCTCTGAGTGGGCCATAAATTACAATCGTGCAATTGTTCAATTTTTAATAAAGAATAGTCACATCAAATATGATTTAGTGCATGTTCATGATTGGCTGACAGCCGGGGCGGGAAGATCTATACAAAAGCTGTTTAAAGTGCCGCTGATTGCCACGATTCATGCGACAGAACTGGGAAGGAACAGCGAGATCGTGACCCCGCTGCAAAAGTACATACAAAGGGAAGAAAGCCTGCTGGTGCAAGCTGCAGATCAAGTGATTGTATGCAGTGACTATATGTTGAAAGAGGTCACAGAGCAATTTCACATACATTCTGAAAAACTAACTGTAATCCCTAATGGAATAAATCTTTTAAAAAATAATATGTATGATAAAAATTCACCAAAGCGCAATGATATATCATTGACTGGGCAGCCTTATCTTTTCTCGATGGGAAGACTTGTCGCAGAAAAAGGTTTTGATGTGCTGTTATCCGCTCTACCGGGTATTTTGAAGCGTTTTCCTAAAATCCGCATTGTTATAGCAGGAGATGGGCCGCATCGCAACGAATATGAAAAAAAAGCGAAAGAATTGAACGTTCATGAAAATGTAACATTCCTTGGTTTTATAGATGAAGACCTTATACATATACTCCTTACGCACTGTGAGATGAATATTATTCCGAGCTATTATGAACCATTTGGAATTGTTGCACTGGAGAGCATGGCAGCGAAAAAACTGACAATTGCTGCAAATACCGGCGGGTTAAAAGAGATTATCAAGCACAATGAAAATGGCCTCCTATTTGAGCGGGGAAATTCAAAAGCTTTGGCATCAGCTATCTTAGAGGCACTCCAACATAAAGAGCGGGCAGACCGTCTGGCTCAACAGGGATATAAAGAAATTTTGAGCCGTTTTGCCTATGAACATATCGTGAAAAAAGTTATTCAAGAGTATGAAGTGCTTTATCATAAAAGATAA
- a CDS encoding NDP-sugar synthase, translating into MKAVILAGGEGCRLRPLTNHCPKPMVPILNKPVMEYSIELLKRHGITDIIMTVHYLSSSIRSHFGDGSKWGVTITYSEDGMPLGTAGSVKLAEQMLTESFLVISGDILTDFDLSAGIQHHEDQLAAATIFTKPLDLPIEYGVLLSSDKKMDKMFEKPNWSDLTKHSINTGIYILDPKIFTYLEDFTHYDFSKDVFPAILKHNEKISIFEAEGYWSDIGTLATYREAQFDMLHHKVNLPSKGKEIAKGIWMEDGVTIHDDVTLKGPIYISRNTIIHEGAIVGPQTVLSESVIIHEKSEITHSILWENSYVGKSCSLGGMIGHCQIQDHSALADINEETVNAWREYTKRDS; encoded by the coding sequence GTGAAAGCTGTGATCCTCGCAGGCGGAGAAGGCTGCAGGCTTAGACCTCTTACAAATCACTGTCCAAAACCAATGGTCCCTATATTAAACAAGCCTGTCATGGAATATAGCATTGAGTTATTAAAAAGACATGGAATCACTGATATTATTATGACTGTGCATTATCTGTCATCTTCCATCCGGTCCCATTTTGGCGACGGTTCAAAATGGGGTGTCACCATTACTTACAGTGAAGACGGAATGCCTCTCGGTACAGCAGGAAGTGTAAAACTGGCAGAGCAAATGCTGACAGAATCATTTCTTGTGATAAGCGGAGATATTCTGACTGATTTTGATTTGAGTGCAGGAATACAGCATCATGAGGATCAGCTTGCAGCAGCGACTATCTTTACAAAACCGCTGGATTTGCCGATCGAGTATGGAGTACTTTTGTCTTCAGATAAAAAAATGGATAAGATGTTCGAGAAGCCAAACTGGAGCGACCTCACTAAACATTCAATTAATACGGGGATTTATATTCTGGACCCAAAGATATTTACCTATCTCGAAGATTTTACTCATTATGACTTCAGTAAAGATGTTTTTCCTGCAATCTTAAAGCATAATGAGAAAATCAGTATTTTTGAAGCTGAGGGATATTGGTCTGATATTGGGACACTTGCAACATATCGCGAGGCTCAGTTTGACATGCTCCATCATAAAGTCAATCTTCCTTCTAAGGGCAAAGAGATAGCTAAAGGCATCTGGATGGAGGATGGTGTGACCATTCATGATGATGTGACATTAAAAGGACCGATATATATAAGCAGGAACACGATCATTCATGAAGGCGCTATAGTAGGTCCGCAGACGGTTCTCTCAGAGTCTGTTATTATCCATGAAAAATCAGAAATTACCCATTCGATTTTATGGGAAAATAGCTATGTGGGAAAATCCTGCAGCTTAGGCGGGATGATTGGCCACTGTCAGATTCAGGATCATTCAGCGCTCGCAGATATAAATGAAGAGACGGTTAATGCCTGGAGAGAATATACGAAAAGGGATTCTTAA
- the rpmG gene encoding 50S ribosomal protein L33 produces the protein MRVNLTLACTECGERNYISKKNKRNNPDRMELKKYCSREKKVTLHRETK, from the coding sequence ATGCGCGTTAATCTTACATTAGCTTGCACAGAGTGCGGCGAACGTAATTACATTTCTAAAAAGAATAAACGTAATAACCCGGATCGTATGGAGCTTAAAAAATATTGCTCTAGAGAGAAAAAGGTTACATTACACCGCGAAACAAAGTAA
- a CDS encoding 5-formyltetrahydrofolate cyclo-ligase, which produces MKTKLRNDVKRKLESLDFDTYKKNCERINKRLFKQSFWQQSKTIAITISNGKEVDTSLIIQEALKQNKRVAIPKCYPGQKKMEFRTFQSTDQLETVYFGLKEPVVSKTDPVFPDEIDLLIVPGICYDRNGYRIGYGGGYYDRYLTLYSGLTVSLAFEIQLVSCIPAEAHDLPVHQILTENEVIITSE; this is translated from the coding sequence CTGAAAACAAAACTTAGAAATGACGTAAAACGCAAGCTCGAATCTTTAGACTTTGATACATACAAAAAGAATTGCGAACGTATAAATAAAAGACTTTTTAAGCAATCCTTCTGGCAGCAGAGCAAGACAATAGCCATTACCATTTCAAATGGCAAAGAAGTGGACACAAGCCTGATCATTCAAGAGGCCTTAAAGCAAAATAAGAGAGTGGCAATTCCTAAATGCTATCCAGGGCAAAAGAAAATGGAATTTCGGACGTTTCAATCAACAGATCAGCTTGAAACTGTTTATTTTGGCTTAAAAGAGCCTGTTGTTTCAAAAACAGACCCAGTTTTCCCTGATGAAATCGATCTTCTCATAGTTCCTGGGATATGCTATGACAGAAATGGCTATAGAATTGGCTATGGCGGGGGTTATTATGATAGGTACTTGACACTATACAGCGGTTTAACTGTTTCACTAGCTTTTGAAATTCAATTGGTTTCATGTATTCCTGCTGAAGCACATGATCTGCCTGTCCATCAAATTTTGACGGAAAATGAGGTGATTATAACAAGTGAGTGA
- a CDS encoding DUF92 domain-containing protein, whose protein sequence is MSDHFLAISFILLISIAGLKMKSLTISGAVAACFIGISIFAGFGYPGLILLGIFFGSSSFWSKFKRDQKKSVDDLLVKGDQRDAIQVLANGGVSAFISIVNAFMPFDGSFTVYSASIAAANADTWASEIGTLSKKMPRMIFTLKQVKKGTSGAVSSLGTASAFSGAWLIGISAYLVYSIQAGDLLLIIMLGFMGNLIDTVLGASIQVQYQCPACGKKTERYSHCQKQGNKIKGFLNNDAVNFSAILAASLLAVLIY, encoded by the coding sequence GTGAGTGATCATTTTCTTGCCATATCCTTTATTCTCCTGATTTCAATTGCAGGGCTGAAGATGAAGTCATTAACCATTAGCGGAGCTGTTGCTGCATGCTTTATTGGTATTTCTATTTTTGCAGGCTTCGGCTATCCGGGATTGATTTTACTCGGAATTTTCTTTGGAAGCTCAAGTTTTTGGAGCAAGTTTAAGCGTGATCAAAAAAAGAGTGTAGACGATTTACTTGTAAAAGGGGATCAGAGAGACGCCATTCAAGTGTTGGCAAATGGAGGTGTTTCTGCATTCATCAGCATTGTAAATGCTTTTATGCCATTTGACGGGAGTTTCACGGTTTACAGCGCTTCTATCGCTGCAGCAAACGCGGATACATGGGCATCTGAAATAGGAACACTCAGCAAAAAAATGCCAAGAATGATTTTTACTTTGAAGCAGGTAAAGAAAGGAACATCAGGAGCTGTAAGTTCTCTTGGAACTGCATCAGCATTCTCCGGTGCATGGCTGATAGGAATTTCAGCTTATTTGGTTTATTCGATTCAAGCTGGGGATTTACTGCTTATCATTATGCTTGGATTCATGGGCAATTTGATAGATACGGTGCTCGGCGCTTCTATTCAGGTGCAATATCAATGTCCGGCCTGCGGGAAAAAAACAGAACGATACTCGCATTGTCAGAAACAGGGTAATAAAATAAAAGGATTTTTAAACAATGATGCAGTTAATTTTTCAGCTATTCTTGCGGCTTCTTTGTTAGCGGTCCTTATTTACTGA